A segment of the Armatimonadota bacterium genome:
TGAAGGCGTGACAAAGGTCGAGAACATCGGCCTCCCCGCAAGCCACGCCGAAGAGTAGTTGCCGAGATCTGACGAGGTCCGGGCACTCTTCCGGAGGTGCGTGCGCATATGTTCGGCCGATTGAGACGGGACATACAGGCAATCAAAGAGCGTGACCCGGCGTGCCGAGGTACGATTGAGGTTCTCACCTGCTACCCCGGATTTCATGTGCTTTTCTTCCATCGGATGGCGCACTGGCTCTGGAAGCGCAACGTGAGACTCTTGGCGCGGATGGTATCACAGGCAGGGCGCTCATGGACTGGCATAGAGATACACCCCGGTGCTGTCATCGGCGCCGGCTTCTTCATTGATCACGGCATGGGCGTCGTCATCGGCGAGACCGCTGAGATCGGCGAGAATGTCACACTTTACCACGGCGTCACCCTTGGTGGCACGAGTTGGCGCAAAGAGAAGCGCCACCCGACTATCGGCGACAACGTCGTCATCGGTGCGGGAGCGAAGATTCTCGGTCCCTTCAAGGTAGGCGACAACAGCAGGATCGGCGCGGGTTCTGTAGTCGTCCACGAGGTGCCGCCCAACTCGGTCGTCGTCGGCGTCCCCGGCCGCGTGACGCATCGTGACGGCAAGAAGGTGGTCCGCGAGATTGACCTCGAGCAGCACGACCTGCCGGATCCCGTCACTCAGGCGTTCGAGTGCATGCTCGACCGCATCCGGCGCCTTGAGCACGACCTTGGCGACTTGAAGAAGGGACCGTCGAAAGAGGAAGTAGTCGTTGATCAGTAGGGGGATGTCAGCCCGTCGAGCGTATGCTTCCCCCATGCGTCAACATAAGCCGCCGCGCTGATCGTGCGCTCGTGATCGAGATCGTGTGCCGCCTTCTCGTCGTCCGACATGTTCTCCCGCTTGCCCTGCTTCTCACGCTTCTGCTTCTGCGACCTGTCGTACCGGTCCAGCCTGTCCTGGATCATCCGGTCCAACTCGTCCTGCGTCAACGTGATCGTCCGGGTGTTGCCGCCCCCGTCAGCGTTCTGGTTGCCCCCGCCGCCATCGGCGTTCTTGCCGGCGTCGTTCCCCCCGCCCCCAGTGGCGTTCTGGTTGCTGCTACCGCCGCCTCCGCCGGATGAACCGCCGGAGCCCTTGCCCCCGCCGTCCTCCGCGTCGAAGAAGGCCCGCCATTCGTCAGACCTGAATACCATGTCCCAAACCTCCCGCTTAGAGCCCGTCGGCTGTATCATCTGATGAGAATTCCGCGCTCACCAGGCCATACAAAAAGCCCTCCCGTACCAGCCGGGAAGGCTCGATGCCATCGTGCCGTCTCAAAAACAGGGTTGACAACCCTCCGCCCTGTGGTATAATACTCTTGGCCCTGGGGTAAGAACTTCCGCTCCTTACGCCTGGGAAACCAGCGAGATCCCGAGGTTGCGTCGGGCTACGGGGCCACCCTTCGATACTTCGACTTCAGCTTCGCAACCCCACCGCTATTCTCGTACAGGTAACTGTCCTTGCACGTGAACACTGTCCACAGATCGTGTACATCTTCCTTGCCCGGTTGCCCGAGACTGAGCACGGTAATCACGTGAGTGTGCTTGCCGTTCGGCACCACCAGTCTGCTTGCACAGACTTGGCGATAGTGCCT
Coding sequences within it:
- the cysE gene encoding serine O-acetyltransferase, translated to MFGRLRRDIQAIKERDPACRGTIEVLTCYPGFHVLFFHRMAHWLWKRNVRLLARMVSQAGRSWTGIEIHPGAVIGAGFFIDHGMGVVIGETAEIGENVTLYHGVTLGGTSWRKEKRHPTIGDNVVIGAGAKILGPFKVGDNSRIGAGSVVVHEVPPNSVVVGVPGRVTHRDGKKVVREIDLEQHDLPDPVTQAFECMLDRIRRLEHDLGDLKKGPSKEEVVVDQ